The Daucus carota subsp. sativus chromosome 2, DH1 v3.0, whole genome shotgun sequence genome includes a window with the following:
- the LOC108209555 gene encoding uncharacterized protein LOC108209555 isoform X1 → MKAISTLSPAFAFSSNIIVAQKSKKPKSSSSPSKSSDVAPPRITSNVKQNLQFLKLWKEFQKRKSGAHVPATSYRKKKVEKDDIPDDTEVYRDPTLTLYYTNQGIITAVPVLLVDGYNVCGYWAKLKKHFVNGNLDIARQKLIDELITFSMLREVKVVVVFDALLSGLPTHKEEFVGIDVVFSSETCADAWIEKEVVALRDDGCPRVWVVTSDRCQQQAAHGAGAFVWTCKALISEIKASQKEVETMLHEQRSSSMQGKLLKHNLDSQVVNALKDLRNKLSENEM, encoded by the exons ATGAAAGCCATTTCTACATTATCACCAGCCTTTGCTTTCTCTTCAAACATTATTGTTGCCCAGAAGAGTAAAAAGCCCAAGTCATCCTCCTCTCCTTCTAAG AGTTCTGATGTAGCGCCTCCGAGGATTACTTCGAACGTGAAGCAGAACTTGCAGTTCTTGAAGTTGTGGAAG GAGTTTCAAAAGAGAAAATCTGGTGCACATGTGCCTGCAACTAGTTATCGCAAGAAAAAGGTGGAGAAGGATGATATCCCAGATGATACAGAAGTCTATCGTGACCCCACATTGACCCTTTATTA TACGAATCAGGGTATCATTACTGCAGTTCCGGTGTTGCTAGTTGATGGTTACAATGTCTGCGGCTACTGGGCGAAACTAAAGAAACATTTTGTCAATGGAAACCTTGATATTGCTCGCCAAAAGCTTATCGACGAGTTAATAACATTCAGTATGCTTAGAG AGGTAAAGGTTGTGGTTGTCTTCGATGCTCTGTTGTCTGGGCTCCCCACACACAAAGAGGAGTTTGTTGG AATTGATGTAGTGTTCTCAAGCGAAACCTGTGCTGATGCCTGGATTGAAAAAGAG GTTGTAGCCTTAAGGGATGATGGATGCCCAAGAGTCTGGGTCGTGACATCTGACCGTTGTCAGCAGCAAGCTGCACACGGTGCG GGAGCTTTTGTCTGGACTTGCAAGGCACTTATATCAGAG ATCAAAGCTTCACAAAAGGAGGTTGAGACAATGCTTCATGAACAAAG GAGTTCCTCTATGCAAGGTAAATTGTTGAAGCACAATCTTGATTCTCAAGTTGTAAACGCACTCAAGGATCTCAGGAATAAGCTATCTGAAAATGAGATGTGA
- the LOC108209555 gene encoding uncharacterized protein LOC108209555 isoform X2, giving the protein MKAISTLSPAFAFSSNIIVAQKSKKPKSSSSPSKSSDVAPPRITSNVKQNLQFLKLWKEFQKRKSGAHVPATSYRKKKVEKDDIPDDTEVYRDPTLTLYYTNQGIITAVPVLLVDGYNVCGYWAKLKKHFVNGNLDIARQKLIDELITFSMLREVKVVVVFDALLSGLPTHKEEFVGIDVVFSSETCADAWIEKEVVALRDDGCPRVWVVTSDRCQQQAAHGAIKASQKEVETMLHEQRSSSMQGKLLKHNLDSQVVNALKDLRNKLSENEM; this is encoded by the exons ATGAAAGCCATTTCTACATTATCACCAGCCTTTGCTTTCTCTTCAAACATTATTGTTGCCCAGAAGAGTAAAAAGCCCAAGTCATCCTCCTCTCCTTCTAAG AGTTCTGATGTAGCGCCTCCGAGGATTACTTCGAACGTGAAGCAGAACTTGCAGTTCTTGAAGTTGTGGAAG GAGTTTCAAAAGAGAAAATCTGGTGCACATGTGCCTGCAACTAGTTATCGCAAGAAAAAGGTGGAGAAGGATGATATCCCAGATGATACAGAAGTCTATCGTGACCCCACATTGACCCTTTATTA TACGAATCAGGGTATCATTACTGCAGTTCCGGTGTTGCTAGTTGATGGTTACAATGTCTGCGGCTACTGGGCGAAACTAAAGAAACATTTTGTCAATGGAAACCTTGATATTGCTCGCCAAAAGCTTATCGACGAGTTAATAACATTCAGTATGCTTAGAG AGGTAAAGGTTGTGGTTGTCTTCGATGCTCTGTTGTCTGGGCTCCCCACACACAAAGAGGAGTTTGTTGG AATTGATGTAGTGTTCTCAAGCGAAACCTGTGCTGATGCCTGGATTGAAAAAGAG GTTGTAGCCTTAAGGGATGATGGATGCCCAAGAGTCTGGGTCGTGACATCTGACCGTTGTCAGCAGCAAGCTGCACACGGTGCG ATCAAAGCTTCACAAAAGGAGGTTGAGACAATGCTTCATGAACAAAG GAGTTCCTCTATGCAAGGTAAATTGTTGAAGCACAATCTTGATTCTCAAGTTGTAAACGCACTCAAGGATCTCAGGAATAAGCTATCTGAAAATGAGATGTGA
- the LOC108209555 gene encoding uncharacterized protein LOC108209555 isoform X3 — MKAISTLSPAFAFSSNIIVAQKSKKPKSSSSPSKSSDVAPPRITSNVKQNLQFLKLWKEFQKRKSGAHVPATSYRKKKVEKDDIPDDTEVYRDPTLTLYYTNQGIITAVPVLLVDGYNVCGYWAKLKKHFVNGNLDIARQKLIDELITFSMLREVKVVVVFDALLSGLPTHKEEFVGIDVVFSSETCADAWIEKEVVALRDDGCPRVWVVTSDRCQQQAAHGAGAFVWTCKALISEIKASQKEVETMLHEQRN; from the exons ATGAAAGCCATTTCTACATTATCACCAGCCTTTGCTTTCTCTTCAAACATTATTGTTGCCCAGAAGAGTAAAAAGCCCAAGTCATCCTCCTCTCCTTCTAAG AGTTCTGATGTAGCGCCTCCGAGGATTACTTCGAACGTGAAGCAGAACTTGCAGTTCTTGAAGTTGTGGAAG GAGTTTCAAAAGAGAAAATCTGGTGCACATGTGCCTGCAACTAGTTATCGCAAGAAAAAGGTGGAGAAGGATGATATCCCAGATGATACAGAAGTCTATCGTGACCCCACATTGACCCTTTATTA TACGAATCAGGGTATCATTACTGCAGTTCCGGTGTTGCTAGTTGATGGTTACAATGTCTGCGGCTACTGGGCGAAACTAAAGAAACATTTTGTCAATGGAAACCTTGATATTGCTCGCCAAAAGCTTATCGACGAGTTAATAACATTCAGTATGCTTAGAG AGGTAAAGGTTGTGGTTGTCTTCGATGCTCTGTTGTCTGGGCTCCCCACACACAAAGAGGAGTTTGTTGG AATTGATGTAGTGTTCTCAAGCGAAACCTGTGCTGATGCCTGGATTGAAAAAGAG GTTGTAGCCTTAAGGGATGATGGATGCCCAAGAGTCTGGGTCGTGACATCTGACCGTTGTCAGCAGCAAGCTGCACACGGTGCG GGAGCTTTTGTCTGGACTTGCAAGGCACTTATATCAGAG ATCAAAGCTTCACAAAAGGAGGTTGAGACAATGCTTCATGAACAAAG AAATTGA
- the LOC108209555 gene encoding uncharacterized protein LOC108209555 isoform X4 gives MKAISTLSPAFAFSSNIIVAQKSKKPKSSSSPSKSSDVAPPRITSNVKQNLQFLKLWKEFQKRKSGAHVPATSYRKKKVEKDDIPDDTEVYRDPTLTLYYTNQGIITAVPVLLVDGYNVCGYWAKLKKHFVNGNLDIARQKLIDELITFSMLREVKVVVVFDALLSGLPTHKEEFVGIDVVFSSETCADAWIEKEVVALRDDGCPRVWVVTSDRCQQQAAHGAIKASQKEVETMLHEQRN, from the exons ATGAAAGCCATTTCTACATTATCACCAGCCTTTGCTTTCTCTTCAAACATTATTGTTGCCCAGAAGAGTAAAAAGCCCAAGTCATCCTCCTCTCCTTCTAAG AGTTCTGATGTAGCGCCTCCGAGGATTACTTCGAACGTGAAGCAGAACTTGCAGTTCTTGAAGTTGTGGAAG GAGTTTCAAAAGAGAAAATCTGGTGCACATGTGCCTGCAACTAGTTATCGCAAGAAAAAGGTGGAGAAGGATGATATCCCAGATGATACAGAAGTCTATCGTGACCCCACATTGACCCTTTATTA TACGAATCAGGGTATCATTACTGCAGTTCCGGTGTTGCTAGTTGATGGTTACAATGTCTGCGGCTACTGGGCGAAACTAAAGAAACATTTTGTCAATGGAAACCTTGATATTGCTCGCCAAAAGCTTATCGACGAGTTAATAACATTCAGTATGCTTAGAG AGGTAAAGGTTGTGGTTGTCTTCGATGCTCTGTTGTCTGGGCTCCCCACACACAAAGAGGAGTTTGTTGG AATTGATGTAGTGTTCTCAAGCGAAACCTGTGCTGATGCCTGGATTGAAAAAGAG GTTGTAGCCTTAAGGGATGATGGATGCCCAAGAGTCTGGGTCGTGACATCTGACCGTTGTCAGCAGCAAGCTGCACACGGTGCG ATCAAAGCTTCACAAAAGGAGGTTGAGACAATGCTTCATGAACAAAG AAATTGA
- the LOC108206325 gene encoding E3 ubiquitin-protein ligase COP1: MVGSSSVGGVVPRVKSEQVMMASGGGITQPQGQVMPKVEEGVEAEMMEMDKDFLCPICMQVIKDAFLTSCGHSFCYMCVVTHLENKSDCPCCAHFLTTSHLHPNFLLNKLLAKTSARQIAKSSTPFEQLCQALQQGCEVSVKELDSLLAMLAEKKRKMEQEEAETNLQIMHDFLQCLRKQKLDELNGVQTDLHYIKEDIGAVERQRIELYRARERYMVKMRMPTEDTSAKPAWHSLIDKRSSAIMSSPNVQGQSWMGSGSLQNRRADAKALENPQMLQRKDACSGSDSPHSTQSAVSVARKRRIHAQFNELQECYLQRRRHQDRKAHKQEDGDITAVSRQGYCAGLEDFQSVLSSFTRYSRLRVIAELRHGDLFHATNIVSSIEFDRDDEFFATAGVSRRIKVFEFSSVVNESADVQCPVVEMSTRSKLSCLSWNKYTKNHLASSDYEGIVTVWDVNTRQSVMEYEEHEKRAWSVDFSKTEPSMLVSGSDDCKVKIWCMKQEASVLNIDMKANICSVKYNPGSSYHVAVGSADHNIHYYDLRNISQPLHIFKGHRKAVSYVKFVSNNELASASTDSTLRLWDVKENIPLRTFRGHTNEKNFVGLSVNSEYLACGSETNDVFAYQKAISKPAAWHRFGADSEGEEDPASYFISAVCWKSDSPTMLTANSQGTIKVLVLAA; the protein is encoded by the exons ATGGTGGGGAGTAGCTCAGTAGGTGGAGTTGTTCCGCGGGTAAAATCCGAGCAAGTTATGATGGCGAGCGGTGGCGGGATCACACAGCCTCAAGGGCAAGTGATGCCGAAAGTGGAGGAAGGAGTGGAGGCGGAGATGATGGAGATGGACAAGGATTTTTTGTGTCCGATTTGCATGCAAGTGATTAAGGATGCGTTCTTGACTTCGTGTGGACATAGTTTTTGTTACATGTGTGTGGTTACTCATTTGGAGAATAAGAGTGATTGTCCTTGTTGTGCTCATTTTCTGACCACTAGTCATCTGCACCCGAATTTTCTTCTCAATAAG TTACTGGCAAAGACCTCTGCTCGCCAAATAGCAAAATCTTCAACTCCATTCGAACAACTTTGTCAGGCACTACAACAG GGATGTGAGGTATCAGTCAAGGAGCTCGACAGCCTTTTAGCTATGTTGGCTGAGAAGAAGCGGAAAATGGAGCAGGAAGAAGCCGAGACAAATTTACAGATAATGCACGACTTTTTGCAATGCTTAAGAAAGCAAAAGCTTGATGAGCTCAATGGG GTACAAACTGATCTCCATTACATCAAGGAGGACATAGGTGCTGTTGAGAGGCAAAGAATAGAGTTGTATCGAGCACGAGAAAGATATATGGTAAAAATGAGGATGCCTACAGAGGACACTTCAGCAAAACCAGCATGGCACTCCTTGATTGATAAACGTAGTAGCGCAATAATGTCTAGTCCCAATGTGCAAGGTCAGTCCTGGATGGGTTCAGGCAGTTTGCAAAATAGGAGAGCCGATGCAAAGGCTCTGGAAAATCCTCAAATGCTACAAAGGAAGGATGCTTGTAGTGGATCTGACTCACCACACAGCACCCAGTCAGCAGTCTCTGTAGCACGAAAGAGGCGGATTCATGCACAG tTCAATGAGCTACAAGAATGTTATCTACAAAGGAGGCGCCACCAGGATAGAAAAGCACATAAGCAGGAAGATGGGGATATAACAGCTGTAAGCAGACAAGGATATTGCGCAGGACTTGAAGATTTTCAATCTGTTCTGTCAAGTTTTACACGCTACAG CCGGCTTCGGGTTATAGCTGAGCTCAGACATGGGGATCTTTTTCATGCTACCAATATTGTTTCAAG TATAGAATTTGATCGAGATGATGAATTTTTTGCTACTGCTGGAGTTTCTCGGCGTATTAAAGTGTTTGAATTTTCTTCG GTGGTTAATGAATCAGCAGATGTGCAATGCCCTGTCGTTGAAATGTCTACTCGCTCTAAACTTAGTTGCTTAAGCTGGAACAAGTACACCAAAAACCACTTAGCCAGCAGTGATTATGAGGGTATCGTAACTGTCTGGGATGTAAATACCCGTCAG AGTGTGATGGAATATGAGGAACATGAGAAAAGAGCGTGGAGTGTTGATTTTTCTAAAACAGAGCCTTCAATGCTTGTGTCTGGGAGTGATGACTGCAAG GTCAAGATCTGGTGTATGAAACAGGAAGCAAGTGTTCTTAATATAGACATGAAAGCGAATATATGTTCTGTGAAGTATAATCCTGGATCTAGCTATCATGTGGCT GTGGGCTCTGCAGATCATAACATTCACTATTATGACCTGAGAAATATAAGCCAGCCACTACATATCTTTAAAGGTCACAGAAAAGCTGTTTCCTATGTAAAATTTGTGTCTAACAACGAGCTTGCCTCTGCATCTACCGACAGCACATTGCGATTGTGGGATGTGAAGGAAAACATACCA TTGCGCACATTTAGAGGACACACCAATGAGAAGAATTTTGTAGGTCTCTCAGTAAATAGTGAATACCTTGCTTGTGGCAGTGAAACAAACGATGTGTTTGCATATCAGAAG GCTATCTCGAAACCAGCAGCATGGCATAGATTTGGTGCTGACTCAGAAGGGGAGGAAGATCCCGCTTCTTACTTCATTAGTGCCGTTTGTTGGAAAAGTGATAGTCCAACAATGTTAACGGCAAACAGTCAAGGAACAATAAAAGTTCTTGTGCTTGCTGCATAA